The sequence GCGAAAAACGGTGTTGAGATTGGCGCAATCCTGCTTACTGGCGGTTACGACATCCCAGAAAGCATTGCTAACCTATGTGCACCAGCATTCGCTTCAGGTCTACCGATCTTCAAAGCGCAAGGTAACACTTGGCAGACGTCTCTAAACCTACAGAGCTTCAACCTAGAAGTTCCTGCAGACGATAAAGAGCGTATCGAGTTCGTTAACGATCACGTTGCAAGCCACATCGATGGCCCTTGGATTGATTCTCTATCTGAAGGCACTCAAGGCATCCGTCGTCTAAGCCCACCAGCATTCCGTTACCAGCTAACTGAATTCGCTCGTAAAGCGGCTAAGCGCATCGTTCTTCCTGAAGGTGATGAGCCACGTACAGTTAAAGCTGCGGCTATCTGTGCTGAGCGCGGTATCGCGACTTGTGTACTTCTAGGTAACCCAGAAGAAATCCGTCGTGTTGCTGCACAGCAAGGTGTTGAGCTTGGCGCTGGCGTTGAGATCATAGATTCTGCATCAGTTCGCGAAAACTACGTAGCTCGTCTAGTAGAACTTCGTGGCGCTAAAGGTATGACTGAAGTTGTAGCTCGTGAGAAGCTAGAAGATTCAGTATTCCTAGGTACTATGATGCTTGAAGCTGGTGAAGTTGACGGCCTAGTTTCTGGTGCTGTTCACACAACGGCGAACACTATCGTTCCTCCGTTCCAGATCATCAAGACGGCCCCTGATGCTTCTATCGTATCTTCAATCTTCTTCATGCTTCTGCCTGATCAAGTTCTTGTATACGGTGACTGTGCGATCAACCCAGATCCAACCGCTGAACAGCTTGCTGAAATCGCTATCCAATCTGCAGATTCTGCTGCGGCATTCGGTATCGACCCACGCGTTGCTATGATCTCTTACTCTACTGGTGAATCTGGTAAGGGTGCAGACGTAGATAAAGTACGTGAAGCAACTAAGATTGCTCAAGAGAAACGTCCTGATCTAGTGATCGACGGCCCTCTACAGTACGACGCGGCTATCATGGAAAACGTTGCTGCTTCTAAAGCACCAAACTCTCCAGTAGCAGGTAAAGCAACTGTATTCGTATTCCCAGACCTAAACACTGGTAACACGACTTACAAAGCTGTACAGCGTTCAGCAGACCTAGTATCTATCGGTCCAATGCTTCAAGGTATGCGCAAACCAGTAAATGACTTGTCTCGTGGCGCTCTAGTAGACGACATCGTTTACACAGTAGCTCTAACGGCTATCCAAGCAGACCAAGCAGCTCAAGCTGAAGAAAAAGTAATTAACTAATTTTCTTTTGTAGAAAGCAAAAACCCTAGATGTTTATCTAGGGTTTTTTTTGACTTAAATAAGGTATACCATTCCGATAAGGTATTTTATTAAGTGAGTCCCATGTCTATAGAGTTCGCCAATAACACCACAATCAGAGATCTCGTTCTCAAGAATGTCAGCATTATACTCGCGCTGTTTGTTCTTGTAGTAGCTGCGACAAATTTTTTCATTAGCCATGATTACATCTTAGGAGTGATGGAGCTCTTAATATCGACGACCTTTCTCCATGTTTATTATAAAGTTAAAAATAATCAAACACTTTCCTGGCAGCCATTTGCTATAGCTGCAGCGGTGACTATCGGATTACTTTATGGTTTCGCTCATACAAAACCGCACTCTGCGATTGTGATGTGGGTTTACGTTTTACCAGCTCTTTATCAGCTACTTTTCGATCGGCTTATAGGGTCTATCGCCACATTTTCAATGCTCATCGCAACCACATTCATTTACTTCCCGAACCTATTTATTGAAGGTACTTATCCACTTGCTTTCGTAAATTTCATGATCCCTTACGTGATGATTTGGGTTGTTGCTTATAACCATGAAACAGTGAGAATTGGCGTGCAAAAGCGTCTAGAGCAGCTGGTAAGAACAGATGCACTTACAGGTGCTTGGAACCGTTTAGCTTTGCAGCAAGATGCCTCCTATAAGTTGCACTGTTGTGCAAAAAGTCACCTTCTTCATTTCGACTTAGATTGGTTCAAACGCATTAATGATACTTATGGCCACAGTGCTGGGGACAAAGTGTTAAAAGCAATTGTTAAAGAGATAGGGAGAGTCATTCCCACCAGCAAAACTTACCGTATTGGCGGAGAAGAGTTTTGTGTCATTTTTTGCACCGCTGACTTTCAACAAGCACTAGAAGACAGTGAAAAACTGAGATCGAGTATTGAGAAACTCGTAATACTAAATAATCAATCCAGTCTAAATGTTACGATCAGCGGAGGGCTAATCGAACTACCTAACCAGTGTACTCAGTATCAATTAGATAAAGCTTTACAAAATACCGATAAAGCACTCTATAAAGCCAAAGAGTCAGGACGGAATATTATTCTACCAGCTTAGAGAACACGTCCATGATCGGACTCTAAATCTAACTCAGGTCCTTTAGGGACAACCTGAGTTGGGTTGATGCCCGTATGGCTGTAATAGTAGTGACGTTTGATATGGTAAAAATCGGTCGTCTCTTTGATGCCTTCGATTTGATACAGCTCTTTTAGGTATCCCTGAATATTTTCATAGTCCGCAATTCGCTGCTTGTTACACTTGAAGTGACCTACATACACAGCATCGAATCGAACCAAAGTGGTAAACAACCGCCAATCCGCCTCTGTAATCTCATTACCCGCCAGATAACGGTGTTCGCTAAGATGGGCGTCCACTTTGTCTAACGCTTCAAATAAAGCGTCATACGCTTCTTCATAAGCCTCTTGTGTGGTCGCAAAACCGGTACGATAAACGCCGTTATTGATGTTCGGATAGATGTAGTCGTTCCATTCGTCAATCTTGCTCGCCAACTCCCATGGGTAGTAGTCGTCGGTGTTACCCGTTAGCTCATTAAATTCTGAGTTAAACATGCGGATGATTTCAGACGACTCGTTGCTCACGATGGTGTTGGTTTTCTTATCCCATAAAACAGGAACCGTGACTCGACCTGAATAGTCCGGTTTGGCTTGGGTGTAGATTTGGTGCATGCGAGTGTGACCGAATAGAGGCTCAGGCAAGCCCATTTGCCACCCTTCACTCATCATGTCAGGGCAAACTACTGTCACATCGATATGATCGGTTAGGTCTTTCAGTTCACGGAAAATCAGCGTGCGATGCGCCCACGGACAAGCTAACGAAACGTATAAGTGGTAACGACCACTTTCTGGCTCAAATTGCGCTCCGGCTTTATTTTCAACCCAGTTGCGAAAGCCCGCATCTTCACGAACGAACTTACCACCGCTTTCTTTAGTGTCGTACCACACATCGTGCCAAACACCTTCAACTAACTTGCCCATATCCAAACCTCTGTGATGCTAACTTTTCTCTAGTATAAAAAAAGCCAACTTTTTCAAAACTAGAAGAAGTTGGCTTAGTTGTTCGAATATTTTGATGAAGCTTGTTGAGCGGACCAATAAGCCTAACCCTAAGACAAAAAAAGCGCGACTCTAATAACTAGTCGCGCTTAAGCCTGTCACAGGCTGAACCGTTTTAAATAGGCTCTAGACTTGTACGTGCAAGCAAGATACTGCGTGAACGTCATCGCCTTGAATCGTTGGCTTAGTTTGCGCACATGCCTCTGTTGCTTGTGGGCAACGAGTACGGAACACACAACCTGATGGCGGATTGATTGGTGACGGTAGATCACCTTCCAACATCTGAATGGTTTTGCTGCGCTCTAAGCGAGGATCTGGAATTGGAACTGCAGACATCAACGCTTTGGTGTACGGGTGCTTAGGATCAGAGAACAATGCATCTGATTCGCCAAGTTCTACCGCGTTGCCTAAGTACATCACCAACACACGGTCAGAAATGTGTTTAACAACCGACAAATCGTGCGCGATGAATACCAAAGACAAACCTAGCTCTTTTTGTAGCTCCTTCAGAAGGTTAACTACTTGAGCTTGGATAGATACGTCCAATGCCGAGACAGGTTCATCACAGATGATCATCTTAGGTTTTAAGATAAGAGCACGTGCGATACCGATACGCTGACACTGACCGCCTGAGAACTCGTGTGGGTAACGGTTGATTACGTTTGGTAGTAGACCAACCTTTGCCATCATCTCTTTAACTCGGTCCTTCACTTCCTGTTTAGAAAGCTCTGGGTAAAAAGTCTCTAGAGGCTCAGCAATGATGTCACCAACAGACATACGCGGGTTAAGCGATGCCAGTGGGTCTTGGAAGATCATCTGAATCTCTTTACGAGTTTCACGACGCTGTACTTCCTGCATTTTAGTTAGGTCTTGACCTAACCACATCACTTCGCCGTCTGTCGCTTCAACCAAACCAATGATTGCGCGAGCAAATGTCGATTTACCACAACCAGACTCACCTACTACACCCAGCGTTTCCCCTTCGTAAAGGTGAATATCAACGCCATCAACGGCTTTCAGGTTTGACGGCTTTGCCCAAGGCCACGCTGATTTAGCTGCGATGCTAAAGTGAACTTTCAGGTCTTTAATATCTAATAATAACTGCTTATCTACACTCATTTTGTCCAAGTCTCCCAGTCAGAAAAACAAGCACGCTGACGGTCATTACCAAATGGCGTCAAAATAGGTGCTTCTTGCTTACAACGGTCCATTACACGGTGACAACGGTCTTGGTAAGGACAGCCTGTTGGTAGGCGAAGTAAGTTTGGTGGATTACCTGGAATAGTCGGTAGAATTTCACCTTCTGTATCCAAACGAGGAATCGCTTTCAGTAGGCCTTCTGCATATGGGTGGCTTGGCTCATAGAAGATTTCATCAACCGTGCCGTACTCCATTGTACGACCCGCGTACATCACAAGTACCTTGTCACATGACCCTGCAACCACACCCAAATCGTGGGTGATCATGATGATTGCCGTGTTGAACTCATCTTTCAATTCGTTCAGTAATTCCATGATTTGCGCTTGAATAGTTACATCCAAAGCGGTTGTTGGTTCATCAGCGATAAGCAGTTTAGGACGACACAATAGTGCCATTGCGATCATCACACGCTGACGCATACCGCCAGAAAATTCGTGTGGGTACATAGTGATACGCTTGCGTGCTTCAGGGATTTTAACCGCTTCAAGCATGCGTACTGATTCTTCAAACGCCTCTGCTTTACCCATGCCTTTGTGCAGCATAAGTACTTCCATCAGCTGATCACTTACTTTCATGTAAGGGTTCAGTGATGTCATCGGATCTTGGAAGATCATCGCGATCTGTTCAGCACGAACTTTGTTCAGCTCTTTCTCTGGAAGGTTAAGAATCTCTTTACCTTCAAACTTCGCGCTACCCGAGATGATGCCGTTCTTAGCCAGCAGTCCCATCAGTGCAAATACCGTTTGTGATTTACCTGAACCTGACTCACCCACGATACCCAGCGTTTCGCCTTGGTTAAGTGAGAAGTTCAAGTCGTTTACTGCGGTTACGATACCATCTTGCGTGGTAAATTCGACGCGCAGATCTTTGACATCTAATAAGCTCATTATTGCTTCCTTAATCTTTTATAGCTTTTAATTGCTATTTCTTTATCTGTCTTTTGGATCTAGCGCGTCGCGCAGACCATCACCTACGTAGTTAAAGCAGAACAGCGTAACTACCATGAATGCCGCAGGGAATGTCAGTTGCCAGATTGCAACTTCCATTGTTTGCGAACCTTCTTGAAGCAATGCGCCCCAACTTGTCATAGGCTCTTGAACACCAAGACCAAGGAAAGATAAGAATGATTCTGTAAGGATCATACTTGGAATAAGCAGCGTAGAGTAAACCGCTACGATACCCAGTACGTTCGGTACGATGTGACGCGTAATGATCTTCCATTTGCTCACACCACATACGTGTGCTGCTTCAATGAACTCTTTACTACGTAAACTCAGCGTTTGACCACGTACAATCCGCGCCATATCTAGCCAAGCAATCGCACCAATCGCAACGAAGATTAAGATGATGTTACGACCAAAGAATGTTACTAGAACGATAACTAGGAACATGAATGGTACTGCGTACAAGATCTCTAGGATACGCATCATCACTCGGTCAGTACGACCACCGATGAAGCCAGAAGCGGCACCGTAAAGCGTACCAATCAGTACCGCTACGAATGCACCCATCACACCAACCATCAGTGAGATACGGCCACCGATAAGCGTACGAACATACAAATCACGGCCTAAGCTATCAGTGCCAAACCAGTGGTCCGCGCTTGGCGCTGCATGCATTGCGTACCAGTCAGTATCATCATAAGTGTACTGAGCAAGCATCGGTAAAAAGATAACTGCCAGTACCATAAGCGTAAGAATAAACAGGCTTACCATTGCTGCTTTGTTTCGCATAAAACGAATGCGGGCATCCTGCCACAAACTGCGACCTTCAATTTCTAAGCTCTCAGAGAACTTTTCGATCGCTTCTAAATTTTCTTTTTTCTTCAACATAACCATGCGTCCCTGTTAGTAGCGAATTTTCGGGTCAATCAGCGCTAGCAAAATATCAACGATTGCGTTGAACAAGATGAATAGGAAACCAATCAAGATGGTTACACCCATTACTAACGAGTAGTCACGGTTAAACGCGGCGTTAACAAACAGCTTGCCGATACCTGGTAAGCCGAAGATAGTTTCAACAACAACAGAACCTGTAATGATACCTACAAACGCAGGTCCCATATAAGAAACGACAGGCAGCAGTGCTGGCTTCAGTGCATGTTTTAGAACGATGTAACGGTAACTTAGGCCTTTTGCACGTGCAGTTCGGATAAAGTTACTGTTTAACGTTTCAATCATGCTACCGCGAGTAATACGAGCAAATGTGGCTACGTAAAGAAGAGACATCGCGATAACAGGCAGCACGATGTACATGAATGTACCGCCATGCCAACCACCTGCTGGGAATATGTTCCAGTGCAGAGAGAATAGGTAAATAAGCGCAGGAGCCAACACGAAGGATGGCATTACTACCCCGAGCATGGCGGTCGACATTATGGTGTAGTCGATCCAGGTGTTGTGCTTCAAGGCGGCAATCGTCCCGACCGATACTCCCATTATCAGGGTAAAGATAAAGGCAATAAAACCTACCTTCGCAGATACTGGAAGTGCAACCGCGATCAGCTCATTTACTGTGTAATCTTGGTATTTAAACGAGGGACCGAAGTCACCTTGTAAGATATTTGTCAAATACGTGGTGTATTGTTCAAATACTGGTTTGTCTAAGCCGTATTTAGCTTCGATGTTAGCCATAACTTCTGGCGGTAATGGACGTTCGCTTGAAAACGGGTTACCCGGTGCGAA is a genomic window of Vibrio sp. ED004 containing:
- the oppF gene encoding murein tripeptide/oligopeptide ABC transporter ATP binding protein OppF, which encodes MSVDKQLLLDIKDLKVHFSIAAKSAWPWAKPSNLKAVDGVDIHLYEGETLGVVGESGCGKSTFARAIIGLVEATDGEVMWLGQDLTKMQEVQRRETRKEIQMIFQDPLASLNPRMSVGDIIAEPLETFYPELSKQEVKDRVKEMMAKVGLLPNVINRYPHEFSGGQCQRIGIARALILKPKMIICDEPVSALDVSIQAQVVNLLKELQKELGLSLVFIAHDLSVVKHISDRVLVMYLGNAVELGESDALFSDPKHPYTKALMSAVPIPDPRLERSKTIQMLEGDLPSPINPPSGCVFRTRCPQATEACAQTKPTIQGDDVHAVSCLHVQV
- a CDS encoding ABC transporter ATP-binding protein; protein product: MSLLDVKDLRVEFTTQDGIVTAVNDLNFSLNQGETLGIVGESGSGKSQTVFALMGLLAKNGIISGSAKFEGKEILNLPEKELNKVRAEQIAMIFQDPMTSLNPYMKVSDQLMEVLMLHKGMGKAEAFEESVRMLEAVKIPEARKRITMYPHEFSGGMRQRVMIAMALLCRPKLLIADEPTTALDVTIQAQIMELLNELKDEFNTAIIMITHDLGVVAGSCDKVLVMYAGRTMEYGTVDEIFYEPSHPYAEGLLKAIPRLDTEGEILPTIPGNPPNLLRLPTGCPYQDRCHRVMDRCKQEAPILTPFGNDRQRACFSDWETWTK
- the oppC gene encoding oligopeptide ABC transporter permease OppC; this translates as MLKKKENLEAIEKFSESLEIEGRSLWQDARIRFMRNKAAMVSLFILTLMVLAVIFLPMLAQYTYDDTDWYAMHAAPSADHWFGTDSLGRDLYVRTLIGGRISLMVGVMGAFVAVLIGTLYGAASGFIGGRTDRVMMRILEILYAVPFMFLVIVLVTFFGRNIILIFVAIGAIAWLDMARIVRGQTLSLRSKEFIEAAHVCGVSKWKIITRHIVPNVLGIVAVYSTLLIPSMILTESFLSFLGLGVQEPMTSWGALLQEGSQTMEVAIWQLTFPAAFMVVTLFCFNYVGDGLRDALDPKDR
- a CDS encoding GGDEF domain-containing protein → MSIEFANNTTIRDLVLKNVSIILALFVLVVAATNFFISHDYILGVMELLISTTFLHVYYKVKNNQTLSWQPFAIAAAVTIGLLYGFAHTKPHSAIVMWVYVLPALYQLLFDRLIGSIATFSMLIATTFIYFPNLFIEGTYPLAFVNFMIPYVMIWVVAYNHETVRIGVQKRLEQLVRTDALTGAWNRLALQQDASYKLHCCAKSHLLHFDLDWFKRINDTYGHSAGDKVLKAIVKEIGRVIPTSKTYRIGGEEFCVIFCTADFQQALEDSEKLRSSIEKLVILNNQSSLNVTISGGLIELPNQCTQYQLDKALQNTDKALYKAKESGRNIILPA
- the pta gene encoding phosphate acetyltransferase — encoded protein: MSRTIMLIPTSAGVGLTSVSMGVLRAMERKGVSVSFYKPIAQPRSGGDQPDLTSTIISVNSDIKIGEPIAMTKAEALIGSEKMDVLLESVVEQYNKINKDAEVTLIEGLVPTRKHPFANQVNAEIAKTLGAEIVFVATPGTDNPTQLKERIEVACSNFGGTKNKNIKGVIINKLNAPVDEAGRTRPDLSEIFDDADTAQQANLEVMQIFNSSPIRVLGCVPWSIDLIATRAVDMAKHLNAEIINEGEIATRRIKSITFCARSLPHMIEHFKPGSLLVTSADRPDVIVAAALAAKNGVEIGAILLTGGYDIPESIANLCAPAFASGLPIFKAQGNTWQTSLNLQSFNLEVPADDKERIEFVNDHVASHIDGPWIDSLSEGTQGIRRLSPPAFRYQLTEFARKAAKRIVLPEGDEPRTVKAAAICAERGIATCVLLGNPEEIRRVAAQQGVELGAGVEIIDSASVRENYVARLVELRGAKGMTEVVAREKLEDSVFLGTMMLEAGEVDGLVSGAVHTTANTIVPPFQIIKTAPDASIVSSIFFMLLPDQVLVYGDCAINPDPTAEQLAEIAIQSADSAAAFGIDPRVAMISYSTGESGKGADVDKVREATKIAQEKRPDLVIDGPLQYDAAIMENVAASKAPNSPVAGKATVFVFPDLNTGNTTYKAVQRSADLVSIGPMLQGMRKPVNDLSRGALVDDIVYTVALTAIQADQAAQAEEKVIN
- the oppB gene encoding oligopeptide ABC transporter permease OppB; the encoded protein is MLKFIMKRIFEAIPTMLVLITISFFLMRFAPGNPFSSERPLPPEVMANIEAKYGLDKPVFEQYTTYLTNILQGDFGPSFKYQDYTVNELIAVALPVSAKVGFIAFIFTLIMGVSVGTIAALKHNTWIDYTIMSTAMLGVVMPSFVLAPALIYLFSLHWNIFPAGGWHGGTFMYIVLPVIAMSLLYVATFARITRGSMIETLNSNFIRTARAKGLSYRYIVLKHALKPALLPVVSYMGPAFVGIITGSVVVETIFGLPGIGKLFVNAAFNRDYSLVMGVTILIGFLFILFNAIVDILLALIDPKIRY
- a CDS encoding glutathione S-transferase family protein, which produces MGKLVEGVWHDVWYDTKESGGKFVREDAGFRNWVENKAGAQFEPESGRYHLYVSLACPWAHRTLIFRELKDLTDHIDVTVVCPDMMSEGWQMGLPEPLFGHTRMHQIYTQAKPDYSGRVTVPVLWDKKTNTIVSNESSEIIRMFNSEFNELTGNTDDYYPWELASKIDEWNDYIYPNINNGVYRTGFATTQEAYEEAYDALFEALDKVDAHLSEHRYLAGNEITEADWRLFTTLVRFDAVYVGHFKCNKQRIADYENIQGYLKELYQIEGIKETTDFYHIKRHYYYSHTGINPTQVVPKGPELDLESDHGRVL